A window of the Garra rufa chromosome 10, GarRuf1.0, whole genome shotgun sequence genome harbors these coding sequences:
- the LOC141344817 gene encoding interferon-induced protein 44-like, protein MSTVTSKLNIWQRKKLCSLFNNVSLSLLFKASVHGYNANAFHQKCNIQGPTVVVAYNRTGYVFGAFTSKNYAQTGQNVVDDKAFLFSFNDKEIKEDPLRVVSGNPQYAFTDNGPNFGSLVFLHNNTANAYSNPGTYQFDPQKMHGNDLQLTECEVYRVEGCEGLMEKPWRNVQWNSEKRQALMGTISGWKPSVSSVKQARILLVGPVGAGKSSFFNSINSAFKGYVSTQANTGTAGTSLTTQFRTYYIKPSNSVTHVPFTLCDTMGLEDGVNTGLDVDDFATILKGHIQDKYQFNPLMPIQPDSPHFHKSPGLKDRIHCVMFVIDISRVKLLSEQTIEKFVVFRKKANQLGIPQLVLLTKVDEACPLVAEDLKNLYQSHYINKMMQEISTKLGVSLSAVVPVKNYYQELEIDSQTDILLLNAVVQMLRAAEGYFDDFYNPEEKS, encoded by the exons ATGAGCACTGTGACATCCAAATTGAATATATGGCAGAGGAAGAAGCTCTGCTCATTGTTCAACAATGTCAGCCTCAGCCTGCTGTTCAAAGCTAGTGTGCATGGCTACAATGCCAATGCATTTCACCAAAAGTGTAATATTCAGGGGCCAACTGTTGTTGTAGCTTACAATAGGACTGGATATGTTTTTGGAGCTTTCACTAGCAAAAATTATGCACAGACAGGACAAAATGTTGTGGATGACAAAGCTTTTCTCTTCAGCTTTAAtgacaaagaaataaaagaagaTCCTCTGCGTGTGGTCAGTGGAAACCCGCAGTATGCTTTCACTGATAATGGTCCAAATTTTGGCTCTTTAGTGTTTCTTCACAATAATACAGCCAATGCCTACAGCAATCCAGGAACATACCAATTTGATCCACAGAAGATGCATGGCAATGACTTACAGCTGACAGAATGTGAGGTGTACAGAGTGGAAG GTTGTGAAGGACTCATGGAGAAACCATGGAGAAATGTGCAGTGGAATTCTGA gAAGAGGCAGGCGCTTATGGGCACAATCTCTGGCTGGAAGCCTTCTGTTAGTTCAGTCAAACAGGCTCGGATTCTACTGGTAGGTCCTGTAGGGGCTGGAAAATCAAGTTTCTTCAACTCCATCAACTCTGCATTCAAGGGTTACGTGAGCACACAGGCCAACACGGGTACTGCTGGCACCAGTTTGACTACTCAG TTTCGTACCTACTACATAAAGCCAAGCAACAGTGTCACACATGTTCCCTTCACTCTGTGTGACACAATGGGTCTGGAGGATGGTGTGAACACTGGTCTGGATGTAGATGATTTTGCCACTATTTTGAAGGGTCACATTCAAGACAAGTATCAG TTTAACCCATTGATGCCTATACAACCAGACTCCCCTCATTTCCATAAGTCTCCTGGCTTGAAGGACAGGATTCACTGTGTGATGTTTGTGATTGACATCAGCAGAGTCAAGCTCCTCTCTGAGCAAACGATTGAGAAGTTTGTGGTTTTTCGAAAGAAAGCCAACCAGCTAG GTATTCCTCAGCTGGTTCTGCTGACTAAGGTGGATGAGGCCTGCCCCTTAGTGGCAGAAGACCTGAAAAATCTCTACCAGAGCCACTACATCAACAAAATG ATGCAGGAGATTAGCACTAAGCTTGGAGTTTCTCTGTCTGCTGTGGTCCCAGTGAAAAACTACTACCAAGAACTGGAAATAGACTCTCAAACTGACATACTGCTCCTAAACGCTGTTGTTCAGATGCTTAGAGCGGCTGAGGGTTATTTTGATGATTTTTACAATCCAGAAGAGAAGTCTTGA